The Rhizobium leguminosarum DNA segment CCTTTCCGAGCTGCTCGTCAGCCGAGACATAGCGGATGCATCGGTCATCCTCGACCTGCAGCAGAGCTGGCAGCGGGCCGCCGAAGCCACGCCGCACGGGCAGCCGATCGAACTTACCAACGATCCGCTGCGCTGATCTGTGGAGCGGTTCAACGTAAGCGCAGAACCGCTCTAGTCTTTTGTTTTTACGCAATTCCGGACGGAAAACCGCTTCGCGCTTTTCCTGGAGTTGCTCTAGGACGGAAACTGCCGGTAGCATTCCTCGGCAACATCACGCAGCGTCTGCCTGGAGATTTCGCCGGTGACGGCATAACCGAGTTCGCCGTCGATCCAGTAGAAGGTCTCGAGCTTGCCCGATGAGGCGAAGCGGAAGCTGGTCGTGCGGTTTTCGGTGTTGCGGCCGACGATGACGGTGAGGCGTTCGCCTGCCTGGTTCTCGTACATGAACATGGCGCCCGGTCGGCCATCGACGGGCAGCAGGCGGCCGCCGACCAGTTTGAAGCCGAGTGGCTGCAGATTGGGGATCTTCAGATTCTGGATGGCCAGGCGCTTGCCGAGCCAGGTTGCGAGATGAACCTCCTCGTCGGCGAAGACCTCGACCGGGTGGCGAACCTCGGCGGCATAGACCATGAACGCGGTCACCGCCTGC contains these protein-coding regions:
- a CDS encoding anti-sigma factor family protein; this encodes MNEANPIVTEADLHAYADGQLPQAARARIQAYLADNPDEAAMVAEWQAQNSGIRSLFSGYEKAKGTDTLLVSPLRSVSSGRKRLATAAAALVVFALGAVSGHYGPALLERPELQLAGSETLPKQAVTAFMVYAAEVRHPVEVFADEEVHLATWLGKRLAIQNLKIPNLQPLGFKLVGGRLLPVDGRPGAMFMYENQAGERLTVIVGRNTENRTTSFRFASSGKLETFYWIDGELGYAVTGEISRQTLRDVAEECYRQFPS